A window of the Penaeus vannamei isolate JL-2024 chromosome 19, ASM4276789v1, whole genome shotgun sequence genome harbors these coding sequences:
- the LOC138864975 gene encoding uncharacterized protein: protein MEAGIDQRLSNVFVALMNTAWNQLNWIPGNETYQIPGNETYQIPGNETYQIPGNETYQIPGNETYQIPGNETYQISGNETYQIPGNETYQIPGNETYQIPGNETYQVPGNETYQIPGNETYQIPGNETYQIPGNETYQIPGNETYQIPGNETYQIPGNETYQIPGNETYQIPGNETYQIPGNETYQIPGDETYQIPDIVLRRPMLFRDGFQPL, encoded by the exons ATGGAGGCTGGCATCGATCAGAGGCTTTCTAATGTCTTTGTCGCGCTCATGAACACTGCGTGGAATCAACTTAATTGG ATACCGGGAAATGAAACATACCAGATACCGGGAAATGAAACATACCAGATACCGGGAAATGAAACATACCAGATACCGGGAAATGAAACATACCAGATACCGGGAAATGAAACATACCAGATACCGGGAAATGAAACATACCAGATATCGGGAAATGAAACATACCAGATACCGGGAAATGAAACATACCAGATACCGGGAAATGAAACATACCAGATACCGGGAAATGAAACATACCAGGTACCCGGAAATGAAACATACCAGATACCGGGAAATGAAACATACCAGATACCGGGAAATGAAACATACCAGATACCGGGAAATGAAACATACCAGATACCGGGAAATGAAACATACCAGATACCGGGAAATGAAACATACCAGATACCCGGAAATGAAACATACCAGATACCGGGAAATGAAACATACCAGATACCGGGAAATGAAACATACCAGATACCCGGAAATGAAACATACCAGATACCGGGAGATGAAACATACCAGATACCGGACATTGTATTACGAAGGCCAATGCTATTTCGAGACGGCTTTCAACCTCTTTAG